A portion of the Corynebacterium rouxii genome contains these proteins:
- a CDS encoding GntR family transcriptional regulator produces the protein MDETTAPLFRQIAALIEDSIVEGSLSSGERAPSTNELAAFHSINPATARKGLQLLVDAGVLEKKRGLGMFVTDNAVELIRGRRRDDFAAAYLAPLVDEAVKLTVSKTELHNLIDRVAESRGLYE, from the coding sequence GTGGACGAAACAACAGCCCCCCTGTTTCGGCAGATCGCCGCGCTGATTGAAGACTCCATCGTGGAAGGCTCCCTCTCCTCCGGCGAGCGCGCGCCCTCCACCAACGAGCTCGCAGCGTTTCACTCCATCAACCCCGCCACCGCACGCAAGGGCCTCCAATTGCTTGTCGATGCTGGCGTGCTGGAAAAGAAACGAGGACTAGGCATGTTTGTCACAGACAACGCCGTCGAACTGATCCGCGGCCGGCGACGCGACGATTTCGCAGCGGCCTATCTCGCCCCGCTTGTCGACGAAGCCGTCAAACTCACCGTCTCTAAAACCGAACTCCATAACCTCATTGACCGAGTAGCAGAAAGCCGAGGACTCTACGAATGA
- a CDS encoding NYN domain-containing protein, whose amino-acid sequence MLERTQVFVDTSYLLASFYNSWEIGARAQLEIDLPEVVATLGNMIHNQLGQPVHRQFWYDGIPESGPHRYQRALRTCDGVQLRAGQLIEWGERRTQKAVDTRLVADMVLAGVRREFTDIVLVSGDADMIPGVQEAVNAGVRVHLYGFGWDSMSSALRHACDSTTILDPREDFADCMQLEILEGPLPPVVRNPDEEGEEGEFPAAAAEATTDATDTEATPPVPTPEQVAEKSQREVPAAPIPCPQRPGEPALSEEDCMAEVPAKMPKPVAPKPGAHLPTDVPTPAPAPIPGSRTVRVTSTVEESLEVTVSNSAEIAPEVEEADAPTTPRPAPNPSMMAPRRKLRSRYVPLPNEVWASAGYQTPFDVGQQYALWWFDNAATPEQRDSAHLLSGGGLPPEIDRPLLQFACETLHEYTLTEAQRVGLRDGFHSGIRGVLINNQNS is encoded by the coding sequence ATGCTTGAACGCACACAGGTCTTCGTCGATACCTCATATTTACTCGCGAGCTTTTATAACTCGTGGGAAATCGGCGCTCGCGCACAATTAGAAATCGATCTACCCGAGGTCGTGGCCACCTTGGGCAATATGATCCACAACCAACTCGGCCAACCAGTACACCGCCAATTCTGGTACGACGGCATCCCAGAATCCGGCCCACACCGCTACCAGCGGGCACTGCGCACATGCGACGGAGTACAACTTCGCGCAGGTCAACTCATTGAATGGGGCGAACGACGCACCCAAAAGGCCGTCGACACCCGCCTCGTAGCCGACATGGTCCTCGCCGGCGTACGCCGAGAATTTACCGACATCGTCCTCGTCTCCGGCGACGCCGACATGATCCCAGGCGTCCAAGAAGCAGTCAACGCCGGTGTCCGCGTCCACCTCTACGGATTCGGATGGGATTCCATGAGCTCGGCCCTCCGCCACGCCTGCGACTCCACCACCATCTTGGACCCCCGAGAAGACTTCGCCGACTGCATGCAGCTCGAAATCCTCGAAGGCCCACTACCTCCCGTCGTGCGCAACCCCGATGAGGAAGGTGAAGAAGGCGAATTCCCCGCCGCAGCTGCCGAAGCCACGACCGACGCAACGGACACCGAGGCAACGCCTCCAGTGCCAACGCCAGAACAGGTCGCAGAGAAAAGCCAGCGGGAAGTACCAGCCGCACCTATTCCATGCCCGCAGCGCCCAGGGGAACCAGCGCTATCTGAAGAAGACTGCATGGCGGAAGTCCCCGCGAAAATGCCCAAGCCGGTGGCACCTAAGCCCGGCGCGCACCTGCCCACGGATGTACCTACCCCCGCACCTGCGCCAATACCGGGCAGCAGAACTGTGCGAGTCACTTCCACGGTAGAGGAATCCCTTGAGGTGACGGTAAGCAACTCCGCGGAGATCGCACCTGAGGTAGAGGAAGCAGACGCCCCCACAACACCGCGTCCGGCACCGAACCCATCGATGATGGCCCCTCGCCGCAAGCTGCGCTCACGCTATGTCCCACTGCCTAATGAGGTATGGGCTTCAGCCGGCTACCAAACGCCTTTCGACGTAGGCCAGCAGTACGCCCTGTGGTGGTTCGATAACGCGGCCACCCCTGAGCAGCGCGATTCTGCCCACTTGTTGTCTGGTGGCGGCCTGCCTCCAGAGATCGATCGTCCGTTGCTCCAGTTCGCTTGCGAGACTCTTCACGAGTACACGCTGACAGAAGCACAGCGCGTAGGGCTACGCGATGGATTCCACTCCGGTATCCGCGGCGTTCTGATTAATAATCAGAACTCTTAA
- a CDS encoding PspA/IM30 family protein: protein MPNPFSKGWKYLTASLDNKIEENADPVIQIKQAAEAAKKQHADIEQQAASVIGNRNQLQMKLNRLLKDQQSIQEKARQALTLSDNATDPAEQHKYLNAAEVYASQLVGVESEIEQTTILHQQAEQAAEQATQQVKQSEARLHEQLAQVNELTTQAQQAKMQEAAVAASDQISNIDPDRDVPTMDSIREKIERRYADALGSQELMQSSMNERIHEIEATTSERDMRASAKLDAIRAQMRGELPAGSEETEPPADK from the coding sequence ATGCCGAATCCGTTTTCCAAGGGTTGGAAGTACCTAACCGCATCACTGGATAACAAGATCGAAGAAAACGCTGATCCCGTCATCCAGATCAAACAGGCCGCCGAGGCCGCCAAGAAACAACACGCGGACATCGAGCAACAAGCAGCTTCTGTGATTGGTAACCGCAACCAGCTGCAGATGAAGCTCAACCGCTTGCTCAAAGACCAACAATCCATCCAAGAAAAAGCGCGCCAAGCCCTCACACTTAGCGATAACGCGACGGATCCGGCAGAGCAACACAAGTACCTCAATGCTGCCGAGGTATATGCCTCACAGCTGGTAGGCGTGGAATCCGAGATCGAGCAGACCACCATCCTGCACCAGCAAGCCGAGCAAGCGGCTGAACAGGCAACCCAGCAGGTTAAACAGTCAGAAGCTCGCCTGCATGAGCAGCTCGCGCAGGTCAACGAGCTGACCACCCAAGCGCAACAGGCCAAAATGCAAGAAGCTGCCGTAGCTGCAAGCGATCAGATCAGCAACATTGACCCTGACCGCGATGTGCCCACAATGGACAGCATTCGGGAAAAGATTGAGCGTCGTTACGCCGATGCTTTAGGCTCCCAAGAGCTCATGCAGTCTTCGATGAATGAACGCATCCACGAAATCGAAGCCACCACCAGTGAACGCGACATGCGCGCAAGCGCAAAGCTTGACGCCATCCGCGCCCAAATGCGTGGCGAGCTCCCCGCCGGATCGGAAGAAACCGAGCCACCAGCGGATAAATAA
- the trxA gene encoding thioredoxin: MATIDVTEDTFEQTVTKDGIVLVDAWASWCGPCRAFAPTYEKASENHSDAVFTKLDTEANQGLAAALQIQSIPTLMIFRDGIMVYREAGALPPAALEDLITQVKGLDMEDVKRQIAEQNAQNEN, from the coding sequence ATGGCAACCATCGACGTCACCGAAGACACTTTCGAGCAGACCGTTACCAAGGACGGCATCGTGCTGGTCGACGCGTGGGCTTCCTGGTGCGGACCATGCCGTGCATTCGCCCCCACCTACGAAAAGGCCTCTGAGAACCACTCCGATGCCGTATTTACCAAGCTCGACACCGAAGCAAACCAAGGTCTTGCTGCAGCTTTGCAGATTCAGTCCATCCCAACCTTGATGATCTTCCGCGATGGCATCATGGTCTACCGTGAGGCAGGTGCTTTGCCTCCAGCAGCTCTAGAAGACCTGATCACTCAGGTGAAGGGCTTGGACATGGAAGACGTGAAGCGTCAGATCGCTGAGCAAAACGCTCAAAACGAGAACTAA
- a CDS encoding heavy-metal-associated domain-containing protein: MKKNYHVDGMTCQHCVASVTEELLELPSTQGVDVDLETGRVLVTGEDFTDAEVKAAIEEAGFTLRED, from the coding sequence ATGAAGAAGAATTACCATGTTGACGGAATGACCTGCCAGCACTGTGTTGCATCTGTAACGGAAGAACTGCTCGAGCTGCCTAGCACTCAGGGTGTTGACGTCGATCTGGAGACTGGTCGCGTATTGGTCACTGGTGAGGATTTCACGGACGCTGAGGTTAAGGCTGCCATCGAAGAGGCTGGTTTTACTCTTCGTGAGGATTAA
- a CDS encoding heavy metal translocating P-type ATPase, whose product MTNAVVDIDFGVTGMTCTSCSARVERKLNKVAGVEATVNYATETASVRYDPASTTPAQLIDVIRGAGYDAFEVAEAEPTTSLDHAPATADPSDSARDRHAEELKTRLVYSAVLALPVFLMSMFGQLQFNNWQWLAFALASPVYFWGGWPFHRATLRNLRHGSFTMDTLISLGTSAAYLWSVWALFIGNAGDPAMRMHMSFTAHAHGGMDEIYLESAAMVIVFLLLGRWFETRAKGRSGEALRSLLNLGAKDAAVIRDNREVRIPIQSLQVGDVFVVRPGEKIATDGVVVEGSSAVDQSMVTGESVPVEVSQGSQVTGATMNTSGRLLVTAQRVGADTTLAAMGRLAAEAQSNKAPVQKLVDKISQIFVPAVIVISLITLAVHLATGSATADAFAAAVAVLIIACPCALGLATPTALLVGTGRGAQMGLVIKGPEVLEQARNIDTVVLDKTGTITTGDMQVRDVYGHSGWQEQDVLRLAGAVEQASEHPIARAITAAAVAQTRTGTLPKVTDFNNQAGHGVAGTVEDHRVWVGRPADDEATQQVKAAENEGATCVVVRIDDHLAGVISVRDTVKEHARLSVDKLTAMGLTPMLLTGDNAGAAAAVAREVGIPANRVISGVLPENKVQTVERLQREGRVVAMVGDGVNDAAALTQADLGLAMGAGTDVAIEASDITIMNNDPRSIANAINLSRRSLRTIKGNLFWAFAYNVILIPVAALGLLNPMFAGAAMALSSVFVVTNSLRLRSVRSVFS is encoded by the coding sequence ATGACCAACGCTGTGGTCGATATTGATTTCGGGGTGACGGGCATGACGTGTACGTCGTGTTCGGCGCGGGTGGAGCGCAAGCTCAACAAGGTTGCGGGTGTGGAGGCTACGGTCAACTACGCGACGGAGACGGCGTCGGTACGCTACGATCCGGCGTCGACAACGCCCGCGCAGCTTATCGACGTCATCCGCGGCGCTGGTTACGATGCCTTCGAGGTCGCCGAGGCTGAGCCCACTACCTCGCTTGACCACGCCCCCGCTACCGCAGACCCCAGCGATAGCGCGCGTGATCGTCACGCCGAGGAGCTCAAGACTCGCTTGGTGTACTCGGCCGTGTTAGCCCTGCCCGTGTTTTTGATGTCCATGTTTGGGCAGCTGCAGTTTAATAACTGGCAGTGGTTGGCCTTCGCACTCGCATCGCCGGTGTATTTCTGGGGTGGCTGGCCGTTCCACCGCGCTACGCTGCGTAATCTGCGTCATGGTTCCTTCACCATGGATACTCTCATTTCGCTGGGCACGTCGGCTGCGTACCTGTGGTCGGTGTGGGCGTTGTTTATTGGCAACGCCGGTGATCCCGCTATGCGCATGCACATGAGTTTTACTGCCCACGCGCATGGCGGCATGGACGAGATTTATCTTGAGTCGGCCGCCATGGTGATTGTGTTCTTGCTGTTGGGACGCTGGTTTGAAACTCGTGCGAAGGGGCGAAGCGGTGAGGCGCTGCGCTCGTTGTTGAACCTGGGCGCGAAGGATGCGGCGGTGATCCGCGATAACCGTGAGGTGCGCATTCCGATTCAGTCGTTGCAGGTAGGCGACGTGTTTGTGGTGCGCCCTGGTGAGAAGATCGCCACCGATGGCGTGGTTGTTGAGGGCAGTTCTGCGGTAGATCAGTCGATGGTTACCGGCGAGTCTGTCCCTGTTGAGGTTTCTCAAGGCTCTCAGGTTACTGGTGCGACGATGAATACCTCTGGGCGTTTGTTGGTCACTGCTCAGCGCGTGGGGGCTGATACCACGCTGGCGGCCATGGGGCGGTTGGCTGCTGAGGCGCAGTCGAATAAAGCGCCGGTGCAAAAGCTGGTGGATAAGATTTCGCAGATTTTTGTGCCCGCGGTGATTGTGATTTCTTTGATTACGCTGGCGGTTCACCTCGCCACGGGGTCTGCTACTGCCGACGCCTTCGCAGCCGCAGTAGCCGTGCTGATCATTGCTTGTCCTTGTGCGCTGGGTCTTGCCACTCCCACGGCATTGTTGGTGGGTACTGGCCGTGGCGCGCAAATGGGTCTGGTAATTAAAGGCCCCGAGGTGTTGGAGCAAGCACGAAACATCGACACGGTGGTGTTGGATAAAACTGGCACGATCACTACTGGTGATATGCAGGTTCGCGATGTTTATGGCCATTCTGGTTGGCAGGAGCAGGATGTGTTGCGTTTGGCGGGTGCTGTGGAGCAGGCTTCGGAGCACCCTATTGCTCGTGCGATCACGGCGGCAGCTGTGGCTCAGACTCGTACCGGCACTTTGCCTAAGGTAACCGACTTTAATAATCAGGCAGGTCACGGCGTTGCCGGCACCGTAGAGGATCACCGCGTGTGGGTGGGTCGCCCAGCCGACGACGAGGCCACGCAACAGGTCAAGGCCGCGGAAAATGAGGGTGCTACGTGTGTGGTGGTGCGTATCGACGACCACCTCGCCGGTGTGATCAGCGTGCGTGACACTGTGAAAGAGCACGCTCGGCTGAGTGTGGACAAGCTCACCGCTATGGGCCTTACTCCGATGTTGCTTACTGGCGATAACGCCGGTGCTGCCGCCGCAGTTGCCCGCGAGGTGGGTATTCCTGCCAACCGCGTAATTTCCGGTGTGCTTCCAGAGAACAAAGTTCAAACGGTCGAACGGCTGCAACGAGAGGGACGTGTGGTAGCCATGGTGGGCGATGGCGTGAACGATGCTGCGGCCCTGACTCAGGCCGATTTAGGTCTTGCAATGGGTGCTGGAACCGACGTGGCCATCGAGGCTTCCGACATCACAATCATGAACAATGATCCGCGTTCCATCGCAAATGCGATCAATCTCTCACGACGTAGTTTGCGCACTATTAAAGGCAACTTGTTCTGGGCTTTTGCATATAACGTGATACTTATTCCAGTTGCTGCGTTAGGCCTGCTTAACCCCATGTTCGCAGGAGCTGCAATGGCGCTAAGTTCGGTGTTCGTGGTGACTAATTCGCTTCGTCTTCGCAGCGTACGCAGCGTGTTTTCCTAG
- a CDS encoding MFS transporter has translation MLGAQQSPPLTRNQRLDRLPLNSQHKRLLVGSGLGWALDAMDVGLISFVMAALIKHWGLTHGQTSILASAGFVGMAVGATFGGLLADKWGRRNVFALTLLVYGLATGASALAGGLAVLIVLRFIVGLGLGAELPVASTLVSEFAPLRHRGRLVVILEAFWAVGWILAAIIGAFVVSASESGWRWALVLGCVPALYSAYVRSSLPESVRFLEARGRHDEAEAAVQQFEKASATIPDTPVIATEDPADQAASIFAPNMRRRTFGLWTVWFCINLSYYGAFIWIPSLLVADGFSLVKSFQFTLIITLAQFPGYALAAWLIEIWGRRTTLAVFLLGSAASAALYGFADTTAFIIAAGCCLSFFNLGAWGALYAISPELYPSQIRGTGTGSAAGFGRIASIIAPLIVPPIVAAAGTPALFALFGAAFLAAAIAAFTLPEQRGKALV, from the coding sequence GTGTTAGGCGCTCAACAAAGTCCACCACTTACCCGCAACCAGCGCCTCGACCGGTTGCCGCTGAATAGTCAACACAAACGCCTCCTCGTCGGGTCCGGCCTCGGCTGGGCACTCGACGCCATGGATGTCGGCCTGATCTCATTCGTCATGGCCGCCCTGATCAAACACTGGGGACTCACCCACGGCCAAACATCCATACTGGCATCAGCAGGCTTCGTCGGCATGGCTGTCGGCGCCACCTTCGGCGGCCTCCTTGCAGACAAGTGGGGGCGTCGCAACGTATTCGCCCTCACCCTCCTCGTCTACGGACTCGCCACCGGTGCCTCAGCATTAGCCGGTGGCCTCGCTGTGTTGATCGTGCTGCGCTTCATCGTCGGCCTCGGCCTCGGCGCCGAACTGCCTGTGGCCTCCACCCTCGTCTCCGAATTCGCACCGCTGCGCCACCGCGGCCGCCTCGTCGTCATCCTCGAAGCGTTCTGGGCCGTCGGCTGGATCCTCGCCGCCATCATCGGCGCCTTCGTCGTCTCCGCCTCCGAATCCGGCTGGCGCTGGGCACTCGTCCTAGGATGTGTCCCAGCCCTCTATTCCGCCTACGTGCGCAGCTCTCTACCCGAATCCGTCCGCTTCCTCGAAGCCCGCGGCCGCCACGACGAAGCCGAAGCCGCCGTCCAACAATTCGAAAAAGCCAGCGCAACCATCCCCGACACCCCCGTCATCGCAACCGAAGACCCTGCCGATCAGGCAGCCTCCATCTTCGCCCCCAACATGCGCCGCCGCACCTTCGGCCTATGGACAGTTTGGTTCTGCATCAATCTGTCCTACTACGGGGCATTCATCTGGATTCCATCCCTGCTGGTTGCCGACGGCTTCTCCTTGGTCAAATCCTTCCAGTTCACGCTGATTATCACCTTGGCCCAATTCCCAGGCTACGCACTAGCCGCATGGCTCATCGAAATCTGGGGCCGTCGCACCACACTGGCAGTATTCCTCCTCGGATCTGCTGCCTCCGCAGCCCTCTACGGATTCGCCGACACGACAGCCTTCATCATCGCCGCCGGTTGCTGCCTCTCCTTTTTCAACCTCGGCGCGTGGGGCGCGCTCTACGCCATCAGCCCAGAGCTCTACCCCTCTCAAATCCGCGGCACCGGCACTGGATCAGCAGCAGGATTCGGCCGCATTGCGTCCATCATCGCACCACTAATCGTTCCCCCCATCGTGGCCGCCGCAGGCACCCCAGCGCTCTTCGCGCTCTTCGGGGCCGCCTTCCTCGCAGCAGCCATCGCCGCCTTCACCCTGCCAGAACAGCGCGGCAAAGCCCTCGTCTAG
- the dnaB gene encoding replicative DNA helicase, with product MTTPSFDDDYVPPGDAGVPSDTADYAETEYAEVEVYDPAPPASSDVPVQREHRGYKRREAAMASTEFRQPPHDAEAEQGVLGAMLLSPQTVIDTVELLVAEDFYRPAHQLIFEAIVGLFSDNKEIDPVIVAARLDRNNDLERVGGAPYLHTLISSVPTAANARYYAEIVAEKSLLRQLVNAGTRVVQLGYEGTEGAEVESVIDRAQQEVFKVSKKNQAEDYAVLADIVGPTMDEIDMISENGGLAQGVPTGFVDLDNLTNGLHGGQMIIVAARPGVGKSTIALDFVRSCAIKHDKAAVIFSLEMSKSEIVMRLLSAEAEVKLSDMRSGRLDDSSWAKLATRVGQIEQAPIYIDDSANLTMMEIRSKARRLKQKHDLQMIVVDYLQLMSSGKRVESRQQEVSEFSRQLKLLAKELDVPLIAISQLNRGPESRTDKRPQLADLRESGSLEQDADMVMLLYRPDSQDRENERAGEADIILAKHRGGPIDTIQVAHQLHYSRFVDMPHAG from the coding sequence ATGACCACGCCCAGTTTTGATGACGATTACGTCCCACCGGGTGATGCGGGTGTTCCTTCCGATACCGCAGATTATGCGGAGACAGAGTACGCCGAGGTAGAGGTGTACGATCCGGCCCCGCCGGCTTCCTCGGATGTGCCAGTGCAGCGGGAGCACAGGGGCTATAAGCGTCGTGAAGCGGCGATGGCGAGCACTGAGTTCCGTCAGCCTCCTCATGACGCGGAGGCTGAGCAGGGCGTGTTGGGGGCGATGCTGCTAAGCCCGCAAACGGTGATCGATACGGTGGAGTTGCTGGTTGCGGAGGATTTTTACCGCCCTGCGCATCAGTTGATCTTTGAAGCGATCGTGGGTTTGTTCTCCGATAACAAGGAGATCGACCCAGTGATCGTGGCTGCGCGCTTGGATCGTAATAATGATCTGGAGCGTGTGGGCGGGGCGCCGTATTTGCACACGCTGATTTCTTCGGTGCCTACGGCTGCGAATGCTCGTTATTATGCGGAGATTGTGGCTGAGAAGTCGTTGCTTCGTCAGCTGGTTAACGCTGGTACTCGTGTGGTGCAGTTGGGCTATGAGGGTACTGAGGGCGCTGAGGTTGAGTCGGTTATTGACCGTGCTCAGCAGGAAGTGTTCAAGGTTTCTAAGAAGAACCAGGCTGAGGATTATGCGGTGTTAGCTGACATCGTGGGGCCAACAATGGATGAGATCGATATGATCTCGGAGAATGGTGGCTTGGCGCAGGGTGTGCCAACGGGCTTTGTGGATCTAGATAACCTGACCAATGGCCTGCATGGTGGCCAGATGATTATTGTGGCTGCTCGTCCTGGTGTGGGTAAGTCGACGATCGCGCTGGATTTTGTGCGTTCGTGTGCGATTAAGCATGACAAAGCTGCTGTGATTTTCTCTTTGGAAATGTCAAAGAGCGAGATCGTGATGCGTTTGTTGTCGGCGGAGGCTGAGGTGAAGTTGTCGGATATGCGCTCTGGGCGTCTCGACGATTCCAGCTGGGCGAAGTTGGCCACACGCGTGGGGCAGATTGAGCAGGCCCCTATTTATATTGATGACTCCGCGAATTTGACGATGATGGAGATTCGTTCGAAGGCGCGTCGTTTGAAGCAGAAGCATGATCTGCAGATGATTGTGGTGGACTATCTGCAGCTGATGAGCTCGGGTAAGCGTGTGGAGTCGCGTCAGCAAGAGGTGTCGGAGTTCTCGCGTCAGCTTAAGCTGCTGGCTAAGGAGCTGGATGTTCCGCTTATTGCGATTTCGCAGCTAAACCGTGGTCCGGAGTCGCGTACTGATAAGCGCCCGCAGCTTGCCGACCTGCGTGAATCTGGTTCGTTGGAGCAGGATGCCGATATGGTTATGCTGCTGTACCGCCCAGACTCCCAAGACCGCGAGAATGAGCGTGCTGGTGAGGCCGACATTATTTTGGCTAAGCACCGTGGTGGTCCTATCGACACCATCCAGGTGGCTCACCAGCTGCATTACTCGCGGTTCGTGGATATGCCGCACGCCGGCTAA
- the rplI gene encoding 50S ribosomal protein L9 produces MKLILTADVENLGVAGDIVEVKDGYGRNLLLPRGLAIVATRGAEKQIEGIKRAQEAREIRDLDHAREVKAQLEALEGVSVAVRTSEKGKLFGSVKAEDVAAAVKKAGGPNLDKRSIELPKSLVKATGAYKVNVKLHSDIAATVNFEVVAA; encoded by the coding sequence ATGAAGCTGATCCTCACCGCTGACGTTGAAAACCTCGGTGTCGCTGGCGACATTGTCGAGGTTAAGGACGGCTACGGACGTAACCTCCTGCTTCCTCGCGGCTTGGCAATCGTTGCCACCCGCGGCGCAGAGAAGCAGATTGAGGGCATCAAGCGCGCCCAGGAAGCTCGCGAGATTCGCGACCTGGACCACGCACGCGAAGTTAAGGCTCAGCTGGAAGCACTTGAGGGTGTTTCTGTTGCAGTCCGCACTTCTGAGAAGGGTAAGCTCTTCGGTTCTGTTAAGGCCGAGGATGTCGCCGCTGCCGTTAAGAAGGCTGGCGGTCCGAACCTGGACAAGCGTTCCATCGAGCTGCCAAAGAGCCTTGTTAAGGCAACCGGCGCTTACAAAGTGAACGTGAAGCTGCACTCCGACATCGCAGCAACGGTTAACTTCGAGGTCGTAGCCGCTTAA
- a CDS encoding single-stranded DNA-binding protein yields the protein MAQGDVNITVVGNLVADPELRFTPSGAAVANFRIASTPRRYDSQTNQWVDGEALFLQCNIWRQAAENVAESLTKGMRVIVTGRLRQRSYETREGEKRSVMELEVDEVGPSLRYAAASVNRNPREGGNGGGNFGGSQGGFGGNTGGNSGGGFGAPQGGFGGGPQNSPSAAPANDPWSSAPQAGGFGGAEQDPPF from the coding sequence ATGGCACAAGGAGATGTCAACATAACCGTTGTCGGCAACCTCGTTGCTGACCCGGAGCTTCGCTTCACCCCTAGTGGTGCAGCGGTGGCAAACTTCCGCATTGCCTCCACCCCACGTCGTTACGACTCTCAAACGAACCAGTGGGTAGACGGCGAAGCCTTGTTCCTGCAGTGCAACATTTGGCGCCAAGCTGCCGAGAACGTCGCAGAATCCCTGACCAAGGGCATGCGCGTGATCGTCACTGGCCGTTTGCGTCAACGCTCCTACGAAACTCGTGAGGGCGAAAAGCGCAGCGTCATGGAGTTGGAAGTCGACGAAGTCGGCCCATCCTTGCGCTATGCAGCCGCAAGCGTGAACCGTAACCCTCGCGAGGGTGGAAACGGCGGAGGAAACTTCGGCGGCTCCCAAGGTGGTTTCGGCGGAAACACCGGAGGCAACTCAGGTGGCGGATTCGGCGCTCCTCAAGGTGGATTCGGAGGTGGCCCGCAGAACTCCCCGAGTGCTGCACCAGCTAACGATCCATGGAGCAGTGCCCCGCAAGCAGGTGGATTCGGCGGTGCGGAGCAAGATCCACCGTTCTAA
- the rpsF gene encoding 30S ribosomal protein S6, giving the protein MRHYEVMIILDPSQDERTVAPSLDKFLEIVRKENGTVEKVDIWGKRRLAYPIAKKEEGIYAVVNLTCESATVLELDRVLNLNDSVMRTKVLRGDK; this is encoded by the coding sequence GTGCGTCACTACGAAGTAATGATTATTCTGGATCCTTCCCAGGATGAACGCACTGTAGCCCCGTCCCTGGACAAGTTCCTCGAGATCGTCCGCAAGGAAAACGGCACCGTGGAAAAGGTTGATATCTGGGGCAAGCGCCGTCTTGCTTACCCGATCGCCAAGAAGGAAGAGGGCATCTACGCCGTCGTTAACCTGACCTGCGAATCCGCAACTGTTCTAGAGCTCGACCGCGTGTTGAACCTGAACGACAGCGTTATGCGCACCAAGGTTCTGCGTGGCGACAAGTAA